CGACGCCGCCGCGCTGATTATCGGCAAGGCCGCGTTTGCCTCGCTCGAAAATCGCCTCCCCGCCGCCCGCGAAACCACCGTCAACCGCTCAAAACAATTCTGGCTCGCCGGTTTCCAGCGCGACGAAAAATTCGACGGCGTGCGCTACGACCGCTACGACACCCCACCGCGCGCCGACGCCGACACGCAGGGCGTCCAGGCCGGCTTCGACTGGCTCTCGCTCCCGACCCCCGAAAGCATTTTTATCTTCGGCCTCTTTCTTGACCACGCAAAATCCGACATCCACCTGCCCGGCCGCGTCACCACCGGCGCCACCACGTCCACCGGCGGCGGCCTGTATGCGTCGGGCATCATCGGCGCGTGGCACATTGACGCGCTCCTGCGCAACGGCACGGAAAAATACGACGCCGTCGCCCCGCGCGTCCTGCCCTTCTCCACCTCCGGCTATAGTTGGGGCGGCCAGCTCTCCGCCGGACGCGACATCGCTCTCGGCAAAGCCAAAAAATGGCGCCTCGAACCCGCCGCGCGCATCTTCTATCAGGCCCACAAACTCAAATCCGTCACCGATTCCGCCGGGCGCCGCTATTCCGTCGTCGGTGCCGACATGAAGGAATTTCGCGCCAGCCTGCGCATCAGTCACGACGGCACTTGGAAAAACAACCTCAAGTGCGCTCCGTGGCTGCGCGTCGGCTGGCTCTGCGACATCGGCGGCGATGGCCGCGTTAATGTCGCCGACCAGACATTCAAAAACGCCCTCGGCGGCACCGGCGCGGAAATCGGCGCCGGACTGCTGCTCAACCTGAGCCGCAAAGCCGCCCTGCAAGCCGATCTCGAATGGTTTGATACCGCCGCCACGCAAGGAGCCGCCGCCACGCTCGGCATTGCTTTCGCGTGGTGAGTCTGATGCAGGAGGCATCTTGCTCCTCTCGGCGAGCCGGACATTTCCACCACTTTGTTTCCAAGTATCGCACCCATCCAAAATCCCGCGCCCTTTATGAAAACACACACACTGCACTCCCTGCTGTTCTGTATTCTGCATTTCACATTCCTCATCAGCCACGCGGCGGCGCTTCCAGCGCTTATGAAGAGCACCGACCACCTGCCGGCCAAACTTGCGATGTTTTCCAAGGAAAAGGATGCCGCGGCTGCCCGCTTTTACTTCGACGATCGCAAGTACGGCGGCCACCGCGACCCCTATCCCGAATGGCTGGAGGGTCTTCTGTATTTTGAATCCGCAGCCGAGTGCCAGCGCAACTACCAGTGCCTGCGCGCCGGCGATGTCATCGCACTTGCGCCGGTCAACAAGGCTCGCGATTTCACTGAACACATGGTCGCGCTCGGCTTTGTGCAACGGCCTGAAAAAACCTTTTTTCTCTTCAGAAGCATCGACGGCCAATACAAACAATCCGACATCTACGGCGCATTCGGGAAAACACTCGCCGACGGCGAGAAGCTCCAGCTTCCGGGCTGGGTCATCCTTGCCGGCTTCGACGTGCCGCGCCAGACACCTTCCGGCGCCGGCGAACTCCTCTACAACGGCATCCGCCTCCCCGGGCAATGGCCGCCAAGAATCAATCTGGACACCGACGAGCCCCCCCCCGTGCCGTGGCTCGAAAAACGTCCCGCCGTCGTCCCCATCGACCTCGGGCGGCAGCTTTTTGTTGACGATTTTCTCGTCGAGCAAACCAACCTCGCGCGCGAATTTCATTACCCGGAAAAATATTCCGGCAACCCCGTGCTTGTCCCCGAAACGCCGCTCGAACACGGCCGGCGCAACGGCAAGGCGTTCACCCAGTTTGCTTGCGCCACGCCAAAAAGCGGCGGCCTTTGGTGGAGTCCCGAAAAACAAGTTTTCGAGCTTTGGTACGAAGCCGGCTGGATCGGCACTGTCGCCTACGCCACGAGCCGCGACGGCCTGAAATGGGAGCGCCCGAGCCTCCCGCTCCGCCCCGGCACCAACCAGGTCATCCCCGACAAGATCAAGGCCGACTCGTGGACTGTCGTCCGCGACCCGCACACCAGCGACCCGCAAAAACGCTTCAAATTATTTCTCAACGGCCCCGGTGACCACAACCGCTTCCACTGCGTTTATGCGACCTCGCCCGACGGCATCACCTGGAGCACGCCTCTCAGTGGCGGCATCAGCGGCGACCGCTCCGGCATGTTCTACAATCCATTTCGCAAAAAATGGGTCGGCAGCCTGCGCTTGACCAGGGATGAAAGAAGAGATGGCGGACGCTCGCGCGCCTATTGGGAAGGCGATGATTTCGAGCAAACCATGAACTGGCTTCCCAATCAACCCGTGCCATGGGCGCGCGCGGACAAACTCGACCTGCATCCCGTCGCCAATGAAAAGACCCAGCTCTACAACCTCGACGCCGTGGCCTACGAAAGCCTCATGCTCGGCTTTTTCCAAATCCACTACGGCCCGAAAAACAGCGTCTGCGCGAAGGCGGGCATCCCGAAATTCACCGGCCTCAATTTTGCCTACAGTCGCGACGGCTTCCACTGGCACCGCCCCGACCGCGCCATCGCCATCAACTCCGCGCACGCCGCCGGCACCTGGGACCGCGGCTACGTGCAATCGCTCGGCAACATTTGCGTCATCCGCGGCGACAAGCTCTGGTTTTATTACATCGGGTTCGCCGGCAACGAAAAACTCAAAATGGGGGAAAATGGCATCAATGACATTGGACCGTCCGGCATGCACGCCGGCGGCGCGACCGGCATCGCCACGCTCCGCCGCGACGGCTTTGTTTCGATGAACGCCAGCGCCGGTGGCGGCGTGCTGCTCACGCGCCAGGTGCGTTTTTCCGGCGCGCGCCTCTTTGTCAACGCCATCGCCGGTACAGGCGGTGTGAAGGCGGAGCTTTGCGAACCCAATGGACGCCCTATCGGGTCCTTCACTCTCGACAACTGCATCCCCTTCACCGGCGACAGCACGCTCACGGAAATCCGCTGGAAAGATGCCGCCGATCTCTCCGCGCTTGCGGAGAAAACCGTGCGCATCCGATTCCAACTCGGCGCCGGCGCAAAACTTTTTTCGTTTTGGGTCAGCCGCGATGAGACCGGGCGCAGCGACGGCTACCTTGCCGGCGGCGGCCCCGGCTACACCAGCCTCACCGACACCGTGGGGCGCGCCGCGCTGGATGTATCTGTCGTAAAAAAATAAAATTTTCCCATGCTCAATACTGCTGCCACACTCAAAACCCGCCTCATAAACGGCGAGACGCTCACCGGCCTTTTTGTCTCGGAGTTGCTCTCGCCCAATCTCGGCGCCTTCTTCGACATCGCCAGCTATGACTTTGCGCTTTTCGATTTCGAGCACTGCCCGTTCACCCTGCGCGACCTCGCGGGGATTTTACCAAGTTTCAATGGCCGCCGCTGCCGCCCGATGGCGCGCGTGCCCGCCGCCCGACGGGAGTTCATCGGCCCGCTCCTCGACCTCGGCGTCGCCGGCATCATGGTGCCGATGGTCGAAACGCCGGAGCAAGTCCGCGAGGCAGTCTCCCTCATGAAATATCCGCCTGCGGGCCGGCGCGGCTCGCATTTCGGCACGCCCCACACCGGCTTCCAGATGCCCGACCGCGACGCCTTCACCCGCGACGCCAACGACAACATTCTCCTCGTCGTCCAAATCGAAACCGCAAAAGGCCTCGCCAACCTCGACGCCATCCTCGCCGAGCCGGGCATTGACGTCGCCTTCGCCGGCAACACCGACCTCGCCCTCTCGATGGGCCTGCCCAACGACCTCGAAAAAGGTCCGGTGTGCGAAGCCGTCCAGCGCATATTGCAAACTGCGAAGGCGCGCGGCATCCCCGGCGGCGGCAACTTCACCGACCCGAAGCTCGTCGGAAAATTCCGCGACGACGGCCTGCGCTTCATCATGCTCGACGGCGAACTCGGCTGGTTTCTCGAAGGTCTGAAACTCGGCAGGCAGCGGGCCGGCCTCCGCCTCTGACCTCCATGACCGCCAATCCTTCAGCCCCGTCCGCCGTTTCTCGTTACGCCTGGTGCGTGGTCGCGCTGCTTGCGCCAGTCGTCCTGCTCAATTACATGGACCGCCAGATGATGGCCGCCATGAAATACTCGATCATGGTCGACGTCATCGGCCTCGACACCGAGGCGAAATGGGGTCTGCTGCCGGCGGCGTTCAAATGGACCTACGCCGTGCTCAGCCCGCTTGGCGGCTACATCGCCGACCGGTTCAGCAAAAGGCACGTCATCATGGTGAGCCTCTTCGCGTGGTCGGCGATCACATGGGCCACCGGTCATGCGCAGACCTTCGAGCAACTGATGTGGAGCCGCGCCCTCATGGGAATAAGCGAGGCATTTTATTTTCCGGCGGCGCTGTCGCTGATCACCGATTACCACACCGGCCCCACGCGCTCGCGCGCCGTCGGCATCCACCACATGGCGCTCTACTTCGGTATCATCATTGGCGGTTTCTGCGGCCATGCGGCGGACTCACC
This genomic stretch from Termitidicoccus mucosus harbors:
- a CDS encoding HpcH/HpaI aldolase family protein, with protein sequence MLNTAATLKTRLINGETLTGLFVSELLSPNLGAFFDIASYDFALFDFEHCPFTLRDLAGILPSFNGRRCRPMARVPAARREFIGPLLDLGVAGIMVPMVETPEQVREAVSLMKYPPAGRRGSHFGTPHTGFQMPDRDAFTRDANDNILLVVQIETAKGLANLDAILAEPGIDVAFAGNTDLALSMGLPNDLEKGPVCEAVQRILQTAKARGIPGGGNFTDPKLVGKFRDDGLRFIMLDGELGWFLEGLKLGRQRAGLRL